The Hemibagrus wyckioides isolate EC202008001 linkage group LG10, SWU_Hwy_1.0, whole genome shotgun sequence genome includes a window with the following:
- the dhx38 gene encoding pre-mRNA-splicing factor ATP-dependent RNA helicase PRP16 isoform X1, with protein sequence MEDDASLHRLEGSSSQVGGLIVKKKSAASEQHVFRAPAPRTSLLGLDLLAAQKRKEREGKEQLDDKTSKKSKVSSYRDWEEGKSDSGSDEEDEGRDRRNGKKESRCYRASGAETPSNPGGVSEEFRKKHQQREKDRREHGVYASSKDDKNRDKERERGRDKNRERDRERRSDRDDRDRSRGSSSSRSEHPDSSVRSERSQRDGWSERISRGSRRDEPQTPRNRPRDAPTPSASSWDEDDSGYASSRRSHWESPSPAPSHRETDRSERSTRSGRDSERRDKSVRARYPDDTPLPTPSYKYNEWANDRKHLGSTPRLSKGKGKKEDGDDGISFDNEDEKEQWEEDQRQADRDWYMMDEGYDEFHNPLTSSSDEYVKKREQILQKQTQKRISAQRRQINEDNERWETNRMLTSGVVQRLEVDEDFEEDNAARVHLLVHNLVPPFLDGRIVFTKQPEPVIPVKDPTSDMAIISRKGSQLVRKHREQKERKKAQHKHWELAGTKLGDIMGIKKEEDSSEAKPVGEDGTVDYKTEQKFAEHMKEKTEASSEFAKRKTLLEQRQYLPIFAVRQQLLNIIRDNSIVIVVGETGSGKTTQLTQYLHEDGYTSYGMVGCTQPRRVAAMSVAKRVSEEMSSNLGEEVGYAIRFEDCTSEKTIIKYMTDGILLRESLRESDLDHYSAVIMDEAHERSLNTDVLFGLLREVVSRRSDLKLIVTSATMDSDKFAAFFGNVPIFHIPGRTFPVDILFSKTPQEDYVEAAVKQALQIHLSGMAGDILIFMPGQEDIEVTSDQIVERLEELENAPALAVLPIYSQLPSDLQAKIFQKAPDGVRKCIVATNIAETSLTVDGIMFVVDAGYCKLKVFNPRIGMDALQVYPISQANANQRSGRAGRTGPGQCYRLYTQSAFKNEMLTTTIPEIQRTNLANVVLLLKSLGVQDLLLFHFMDPPPEDNMLNSMYQLWILGALDNTGALTPTGRLMVEFPLDPALSKMLIVSCDMGCSADILIIVSMLSVPTIFYRPKGREEESDQVREKFAVPESDHLTYLNVFLQWKNNNYSSIWCNEHFIHTKAMRKVREVRAQLKDIMVQQKMNLVSCGSDWDVIRKCICAAYFHQAAKLKGIGEYVNVRTGMPCHLHPTSSLFGMGYTPDYITYHELVMTTKEYMQCVTAVDGEWLAELGPMFYSIKHAGKSRQENRRRAKEEISNMEEEMSLAEQQLRARREEQEKRNTLGSSRSIKICTPGRREEVPMTPKRTPARFGL encoded by the exons ATGGAGGACGACGCATCCCTGCACAGGTTAGAGGGCAGCAGCTCGCAGGTCGGAGGACTGATAGTGAAGAAGAAAAGCGCTGCTTCAGAGCAGCACGTGTTCCGAGCGCCGGCCCCTCGCACCTCTCTGCTCGGCCTCGATCTGCTCGCTGCTCAGAAACGCAAAGAGCGAGAAGGGAAGGAGCAGCTCGATGACAAAACATCGAAAAAATCCAAGGTGTCGTCCTACAGGGACTGGGAGGAGGGCAAGAGCGACTCGGGGtctgatgaggaggatgagggtCGAGACAGGAGGAACGGGAAGAAGGAGAG TAGGTGTTACCGTGCGTCAGGAGCAGAAACTCCTTCAAACCCCGGCGGTGTTAGTGAAGAATTCCGCAAAAAACACCAGCAGAGGGAGAAAGACCGGAGAGAGCATGGGGTCTACGCATCGTCCAAAGACGACaaaaacagagacaaagagcgagagagagggagagacaaaaaccgagagagagacagagagaggagaagtgATCGAG ATGATCGGGATCGTAGCCGGGGATCCAGCAGCAGTCGCTCAGAGCACCCGGACAGCAGCGTGAGGAGCGAGCGCTCCCAGAGAGATGGCTGGTCTGAGCGAATCAGCCGCGGGAGTCGCAGGGACGAACCTCAAACCCCCCGCAATCGACCCAGAG ATGCTCCTACACCGTCTGCCTCCAGTTGGGACGAGGACGACAGCGGCTATGCTAGCTCGCGCCGCTCCCACTGGGAGAGCCCGTCTCCAGCCCCCTCGCACCGCGAGACCGACCGCTCGGAGCGCAGCACTCGCTCAGGGCGAGACAGCGAGAGGAGAGACAA GTCAGTGAGAGCTCGTTACCCGGACGACACGCCTCTGCCCACTCCATCGTACAAGTACAACGAGTGGGCCAACGACAGGAAGCATCTGGGATCCACACCTCGTCTCTCCAAAGGGAAAG GTAAAAAAGAGGACGGTGACGACGGCATTAGTTTCGATAACGAGGACGAGAAGGAGCAGTGGGAAGAAGACCAGAGG CAAGCAGACCGAGACTGGTACATGATGGACGAGGGCTACGACGAATTCCACAACCCACTGACTTCCAGCTCGGACGAGTACGTGAAGAAGAGAGAGCAGATTTTGCAGAAGCAGACCCAGAAACGCATTTCTGCACAGAGACGCCAGATCAACGAG GATAACGAGCGCTGGGAGACGAACCGCATGTTGACCAGCGGTGTGGTGCAGCGCCTGGAAGTGGACGAGGACTTCGAAGAAGACAACGCGGCACGGGTTCACCTGCTCGTCCACAACCTCGTCCCTCCTTTCCTAGACGGAAGAATTGTCTTCACCAAGCAG CCTGAGCCGGTCATTCCAGTGAAAGATCCCACTTCCGACATGGCCATCATCTCCCGCAAAGGCAGCCAGCTGGTGCGCAAACACCGAGAGCAGAAGGAGCGCAAGAAG GCTCAGCACAAGCACTGGGAGCTCGCTGGGACCAAACTGGGAGACATCATGGGCATCAAGAAAGAGGAAGACAGCTCTGAAGCTAAGCCTGTCGGAGAGGACGGGACCGTGGACTACAA GACAGAGCAGAAGTTTGCTGAACACATGAAGGAGAAGACTGAAGCCAGCAGTGAGTTTGCTAAGAGAAAGACTCTCCTGGAACAGAGACAGTATCTACCCATCTTTGCCGTTCGCCAGCAGCTGCTCAACATCATCAG AGACAACAGTATTGTGATCGTGGTAGGTGAGACGGGCAGCGGGAAGACCACGCAGCTCACACAGTACCTACACGAGGACGGATACACCAGCTACGGCATGGTGGGATGCACGCAGCCGCGCAGAGTGGCAGCCATGAGCGTGgccaagagagtgagtgaggagatGAGCAGCAACCTGGGGGAGGAG GTCGGTTACGCCATCCGCTTTGAGGACTGCACGTCTGAGAAGACAATAATTAAGTACATGACGGACGGGATCCTGCTGAGAGAGTCTCTGCGTGAGTCTGATCTGGACCATTACAGCGCGGTCATCATGGACGAAGCACACGAGCGCTCTCTCAACACGGACGTACTGTTCGGCCTGCTCCGAGAG GTGGTGTCAAGACGCTCCGACTTGAAGCTCATCGTCACGTCGGCCACTATGGACTCGGACAAATTTGCGGCATTCTTCGGAAACGTTCCCATCTTCCACATTCCAGGAAGGACGTTCCCTGTGGACATCCTGTTCAGTAAG actcctCAGGAGGACTATGTGGAAGCTGCAGTGAAGCAGGCTTTGCAGATCCACCTCAGTGGCATGGCGGGAGATATTCTTATCTTCATGCCTGGCCAGGAGGACATCGAG GTGACGTCGGATCAGATCGTGGAGAGATTGGAGGAACTGGAGAACGCTCCTGCGCTGGCAGTCCTGCCAATCTACTCCCAGCTGCCCTCAGACCTGCAGGCCAAGATCTTCCAGAAG GCTCCAGACGGTGTGAGGAAGTGCATCGTGGCCACCAACATCGCGGAGACGTCTCTGACTGTAGATGGCATCATGTTTGTTGTGGATGCTGGATATTGTAAACTCAAG GTGTTCAACCCACGTATAGGTATGGACGCTCTGCAGGTTTATCCTATCAGCCAGGCTAACGCTAACCAGCGTTCCGGCCGAGCTGGGAGAACTGGGCCGGGCCAGTGTTACAG GTTATACACTCAGAGCGCCTTCAAGAACGAGATGTTGACCACCACCATCCCCGAGATCCAGCGCACGAACCTGGCTAACGTGGTGCTGCTGCTGAAGTCTCTGGGTGTACAGGACCTGCTGCTCTTCCACTTCATGGATCCGCCACCTGAAGACAACATGCTCAACTCCATGTACCAGCTGTGGATCCTCGGTGCTCTGGACAACAcgg gCGCTCTGACACCGACGGGTCGGTTGATGGTGGAGTTTCCTTTAGACCCGGCTCTGTCCAAGATGCTGATTGTGTCCTGTGACATGGGCTGCAGCGCCGACATCCTCATCATCGTCTCCATGTTGTCTGTTCCCACCATCTTCTACAGGCCCAAG GGCCGAGAGGAAGAGAGCGACCAGGTGAGGGAGAAGTTTGCTGTACCTGAGAGCGATCACCTGACCTACCTCAACGTCTTCCTGCAGTGGAAGAACAACAACTATTCCAGCATCTGGTGCAACGAGCACTTCATCCACACCAAGGCCATGCGCAAG gtcCGGGAGGTACGAGCTCAGCTCAAGGACATCATGGTGCAGCAGAAGATGAACCTGGTCTCCTGTGGCTCGGACTGGGATGTGATCAGGAAGTGCATCTGCGCTGCTTATTTCCACCAGGCGGCTAAGCTGAAG ggtatagGAGAGTATGTGAACGTGAGAACAGGGATGCCGTGTCACCTCCACCCCACCAGCTCTCTCTTCGGCATGGGCTACACCCCTGACTACATCACCTACCACGAACTGGTCATGACCACCAAG
- the dhx38 gene encoding pre-mRNA-splicing factor ATP-dependent RNA helicase PRP16 isoform X2 → MEDDASLHRLEGSSSQVGGLIVKKKSAASEQHVFRAPAPRTSLLGLDLLAAQKRKEREGKEQLDDKTSKKSKVSSYRDWEEGKSDSGSDEEDEGRDRRNGKKERCYRASGAETPSNPGGVSEEFRKKHQQREKDRREHGVYASSKDDKNRDKERERGRDKNRERDRERRSDRDDRDRSRGSSSSRSEHPDSSVRSERSQRDGWSERISRGSRRDEPQTPRNRPRDAPTPSASSWDEDDSGYASSRRSHWESPSPAPSHRETDRSERSTRSGRDSERRDKSVRARYPDDTPLPTPSYKYNEWANDRKHLGSTPRLSKGKGKKEDGDDGISFDNEDEKEQWEEDQRQADRDWYMMDEGYDEFHNPLTSSSDEYVKKREQILQKQTQKRISAQRRQINEDNERWETNRMLTSGVVQRLEVDEDFEEDNAARVHLLVHNLVPPFLDGRIVFTKQPEPVIPVKDPTSDMAIISRKGSQLVRKHREQKERKKAQHKHWELAGTKLGDIMGIKKEEDSSEAKPVGEDGTVDYKTEQKFAEHMKEKTEASSEFAKRKTLLEQRQYLPIFAVRQQLLNIIRDNSIVIVVGETGSGKTTQLTQYLHEDGYTSYGMVGCTQPRRVAAMSVAKRVSEEMSSNLGEEVGYAIRFEDCTSEKTIIKYMTDGILLRESLRESDLDHYSAVIMDEAHERSLNTDVLFGLLREVVSRRSDLKLIVTSATMDSDKFAAFFGNVPIFHIPGRTFPVDILFSKTPQEDYVEAAVKQALQIHLSGMAGDILIFMPGQEDIEVTSDQIVERLEELENAPALAVLPIYSQLPSDLQAKIFQKAPDGVRKCIVATNIAETSLTVDGIMFVVDAGYCKLKVFNPRIGMDALQVYPISQANANQRSGRAGRTGPGQCYRLYTQSAFKNEMLTTTIPEIQRTNLANVVLLLKSLGVQDLLLFHFMDPPPEDNMLNSMYQLWILGALDNTGALTPTGRLMVEFPLDPALSKMLIVSCDMGCSADILIIVSMLSVPTIFYRPKGREEESDQVREKFAVPESDHLTYLNVFLQWKNNNYSSIWCNEHFIHTKAMRKVREVRAQLKDIMVQQKMNLVSCGSDWDVIRKCICAAYFHQAAKLKGIGEYVNVRTGMPCHLHPTSSLFGMGYTPDYITYHELVMTTKEYMQCVTAVDGEWLAELGPMFYSIKHAGKSRQENRRRAKEEISNMEEEMSLAEQQLRARREEQEKRNTLGSSRSIKICTPGRREEVPMTPKRTPARFGL, encoded by the exons ATGGAGGACGACGCATCCCTGCACAGGTTAGAGGGCAGCAGCTCGCAGGTCGGAGGACTGATAGTGAAGAAGAAAAGCGCTGCTTCAGAGCAGCACGTGTTCCGAGCGCCGGCCCCTCGCACCTCTCTGCTCGGCCTCGATCTGCTCGCTGCTCAGAAACGCAAAGAGCGAGAAGGGAAGGAGCAGCTCGATGACAAAACATCGAAAAAATCCAAGGTGTCGTCCTACAGGGACTGGGAGGAGGGCAAGAGCGACTCGGGGtctgatgaggaggatgagggtCGAGACAGGAGGAACGGGAAGAAGGAGAG GTGTTACCGTGCGTCAGGAGCAGAAACTCCTTCAAACCCCGGCGGTGTTAGTGAAGAATTCCGCAAAAAACACCAGCAGAGGGAGAAAGACCGGAGAGAGCATGGGGTCTACGCATCGTCCAAAGACGACaaaaacagagacaaagagcgagagagagggagagacaaaaaccgagagagagacagagagaggagaagtgATCGAG ATGATCGGGATCGTAGCCGGGGATCCAGCAGCAGTCGCTCAGAGCACCCGGACAGCAGCGTGAGGAGCGAGCGCTCCCAGAGAGATGGCTGGTCTGAGCGAATCAGCCGCGGGAGTCGCAGGGACGAACCTCAAACCCCCCGCAATCGACCCAGAG ATGCTCCTACACCGTCTGCCTCCAGTTGGGACGAGGACGACAGCGGCTATGCTAGCTCGCGCCGCTCCCACTGGGAGAGCCCGTCTCCAGCCCCCTCGCACCGCGAGACCGACCGCTCGGAGCGCAGCACTCGCTCAGGGCGAGACAGCGAGAGGAGAGACAA GTCAGTGAGAGCTCGTTACCCGGACGACACGCCTCTGCCCACTCCATCGTACAAGTACAACGAGTGGGCCAACGACAGGAAGCATCTGGGATCCACACCTCGTCTCTCCAAAGGGAAAG GTAAAAAAGAGGACGGTGACGACGGCATTAGTTTCGATAACGAGGACGAGAAGGAGCAGTGGGAAGAAGACCAGAGG CAAGCAGACCGAGACTGGTACATGATGGACGAGGGCTACGACGAATTCCACAACCCACTGACTTCCAGCTCGGACGAGTACGTGAAGAAGAGAGAGCAGATTTTGCAGAAGCAGACCCAGAAACGCATTTCTGCACAGAGACGCCAGATCAACGAG GATAACGAGCGCTGGGAGACGAACCGCATGTTGACCAGCGGTGTGGTGCAGCGCCTGGAAGTGGACGAGGACTTCGAAGAAGACAACGCGGCACGGGTTCACCTGCTCGTCCACAACCTCGTCCCTCCTTTCCTAGACGGAAGAATTGTCTTCACCAAGCAG CCTGAGCCGGTCATTCCAGTGAAAGATCCCACTTCCGACATGGCCATCATCTCCCGCAAAGGCAGCCAGCTGGTGCGCAAACACCGAGAGCAGAAGGAGCGCAAGAAG GCTCAGCACAAGCACTGGGAGCTCGCTGGGACCAAACTGGGAGACATCATGGGCATCAAGAAAGAGGAAGACAGCTCTGAAGCTAAGCCTGTCGGAGAGGACGGGACCGTGGACTACAA GACAGAGCAGAAGTTTGCTGAACACATGAAGGAGAAGACTGAAGCCAGCAGTGAGTTTGCTAAGAGAAAGACTCTCCTGGAACAGAGACAGTATCTACCCATCTTTGCCGTTCGCCAGCAGCTGCTCAACATCATCAG AGACAACAGTATTGTGATCGTGGTAGGTGAGACGGGCAGCGGGAAGACCACGCAGCTCACACAGTACCTACACGAGGACGGATACACCAGCTACGGCATGGTGGGATGCACGCAGCCGCGCAGAGTGGCAGCCATGAGCGTGgccaagagagtgagtgaggagatGAGCAGCAACCTGGGGGAGGAG GTCGGTTACGCCATCCGCTTTGAGGACTGCACGTCTGAGAAGACAATAATTAAGTACATGACGGACGGGATCCTGCTGAGAGAGTCTCTGCGTGAGTCTGATCTGGACCATTACAGCGCGGTCATCATGGACGAAGCACACGAGCGCTCTCTCAACACGGACGTACTGTTCGGCCTGCTCCGAGAG GTGGTGTCAAGACGCTCCGACTTGAAGCTCATCGTCACGTCGGCCACTATGGACTCGGACAAATTTGCGGCATTCTTCGGAAACGTTCCCATCTTCCACATTCCAGGAAGGACGTTCCCTGTGGACATCCTGTTCAGTAAG actcctCAGGAGGACTATGTGGAAGCTGCAGTGAAGCAGGCTTTGCAGATCCACCTCAGTGGCATGGCGGGAGATATTCTTATCTTCATGCCTGGCCAGGAGGACATCGAG GTGACGTCGGATCAGATCGTGGAGAGATTGGAGGAACTGGAGAACGCTCCTGCGCTGGCAGTCCTGCCAATCTACTCCCAGCTGCCCTCAGACCTGCAGGCCAAGATCTTCCAGAAG GCTCCAGACGGTGTGAGGAAGTGCATCGTGGCCACCAACATCGCGGAGACGTCTCTGACTGTAGATGGCATCATGTTTGTTGTGGATGCTGGATATTGTAAACTCAAG GTGTTCAACCCACGTATAGGTATGGACGCTCTGCAGGTTTATCCTATCAGCCAGGCTAACGCTAACCAGCGTTCCGGCCGAGCTGGGAGAACTGGGCCGGGCCAGTGTTACAG GTTATACACTCAGAGCGCCTTCAAGAACGAGATGTTGACCACCACCATCCCCGAGATCCAGCGCACGAACCTGGCTAACGTGGTGCTGCTGCTGAAGTCTCTGGGTGTACAGGACCTGCTGCTCTTCCACTTCATGGATCCGCCACCTGAAGACAACATGCTCAACTCCATGTACCAGCTGTGGATCCTCGGTGCTCTGGACAACAcgg gCGCTCTGACACCGACGGGTCGGTTGATGGTGGAGTTTCCTTTAGACCCGGCTCTGTCCAAGATGCTGATTGTGTCCTGTGACATGGGCTGCAGCGCCGACATCCTCATCATCGTCTCCATGTTGTCTGTTCCCACCATCTTCTACAGGCCCAAG GGCCGAGAGGAAGAGAGCGACCAGGTGAGGGAGAAGTTTGCTGTACCTGAGAGCGATCACCTGACCTACCTCAACGTCTTCCTGCAGTGGAAGAACAACAACTATTCCAGCATCTGGTGCAACGAGCACTTCATCCACACCAAGGCCATGCGCAAG gtcCGGGAGGTACGAGCTCAGCTCAAGGACATCATGGTGCAGCAGAAGATGAACCTGGTCTCCTGTGGCTCGGACTGGGATGTGATCAGGAAGTGCATCTGCGCTGCTTATTTCCACCAGGCGGCTAAGCTGAAG ggtatagGAGAGTATGTGAACGTGAGAACAGGGATGCCGTGTCACCTCCACCCCACCAGCTCTCTCTTCGGCATGGGCTACACCCCTGACTACATCACCTACCACGAACTGGTCATGACCACCAAG